The following are encoded in a window of Limibacter armeniacum genomic DNA:
- a CDS encoding FecR family protein produces the protein MINEKEFDIILEKYLSGSATAEEGELVDRWFQQSHKTVPVGGEEDLSPIREEILQRIKANLKEEPKTVRIAPRTIATNLWKYAAVILLLIIGGYNLYQSHMTYTEPNWITKSTQNGQQLELILEDGTHVMLNAASSISFPEKFAKDHRSVKMTGEVFFKVNRDTERPFTIHTASLVTQVLGTSFNVKSYEEELPKVSVLEGKVKVHTPLQPEDGVVLVANQEALLTAEGALKKQQSNINAVLAWKSGVISLENTSLKEVARIIQRVYDKQVTFESQELGELTISGRFKHDKLSNLLNQICFIKKLGWELAEDNSIKLKNTHN, from the coding sequence ATGATAAACGAAAAAGAGTTCGATATAATATTAGAGAAGTATCTGTCAGGAAGCGCGACAGCTGAGGAGGGAGAGTTGGTAGACCGTTGGTTCCAACAGTCTCATAAGACAGTGCCTGTAGGTGGTGAAGAGGATTTATCCCCTATTCGTGAGGAAATCTTACAGCGAATCAAGGCAAATCTTAAGGAAGAGCCTAAGACTGTCAGAATAGCTCCTCGTACTATCGCAACCAATTTGTGGAAATATGCAGCAGTAATTCTGCTTTTGATTATTGGAGGGTATAACCTATACCAAAGCCATATGACCTATACTGAGCCTAACTGGATCACCAAATCCACTCAGAATGGACAGCAGTTGGAGCTTATATTGGAGGATGGTACCCACGTGATGCTCAATGCGGCATCCAGTATCAGTTTTCCTGAAAAGTTTGCAAAAGATCATCGTTCGGTAAAAATGACTGGTGAAGTATTCTTCAAAGTAAACCGGGATACTGAGCGTCCATTTACCATTCATACGGCTTCCTTGGTAACGCAAGTATTGGGCACCTCATTCAATGTAAAATCATATGAAGAAGAACTTCCTAAAGTAAGTGTACTGGAAGGAAAAGTGAAGGTACATACGCCTTTACAGCCTGAAGATGGGGTGGTACTGGTAGCCAATCAGGAAGCTTTGCTTACCGCAGAAGGCGCTTTGAAAAAACAGCAATCCAATATAAATGCAGTACTGGCCTGGAAGTCAGGAGTAATAAGTTTGGAAAATACTTCTCTGAAGGAAGTAGCTAGAATCATCCAAAGGGTATATGATAAGCAAGTCACTTTTGAATCTCAGGAATTGGGAGAGCTCACCATTTCAGGAAGGTTCAAGCATGACAAGTTATCAAACCTGTTGAATCAGATATGCTTTATCAAAAAACTAGGTTGGGAGTTGGCTGAAGACAATTCCATTAAGCTTAAAAATACTCATAACTAG